A single Leptospira biflexa serovar Patoc strain 'Patoc 1 (Paris)' DNA region contains:
- the asd gene encoding aspartate-semialdehyde dehydrogenase, translated as MEKIKVGVLGATGSVGQRFIQLLENHPYFTVTHLAASEKSAGQTYGEVMKSRWKISSDIPSYAKDIIISLPDPNVTKGVQLVFSGLDASIAGEVETAYAEAGVIVLSNSKNHRMDPNVPILSAEVNAHHLDVLSAQKTKGKIITNSNCTIMGVTISLKPLMDAFGLKSVMLFSMQAISGAGYPGVPTMDILGNVVPYIGGEEDKAEVEPQKCLGTVEGGIIKSADFKISAHCNRVPVFDGHTVCVSVAFEKKPKKEEILKVWADFQGEPQKLGLPFAPNPAILYREENDRPQPRLDLDTGRGMTTVVGRLREDSILDWKWVVLSHNTIRGAAGAAILNAELLYKKGYFK; from the coding sequence ATGGAAAAAATCAAAGTTGGAGTCCTGGGTGCAACAGGTTCCGTCGGTCAAAGATTCATTCAACTTTTGGAGAATCACCCTTATTTTACGGTGACTCATTTAGCAGCTTCTGAAAAAAGCGCAGGCCAAACCTATGGTGAGGTGATGAAGTCTCGTTGGAAGATTTCTTCTGACATTCCTTCTTATGCAAAAGACATTATCATATCTTTACCAGATCCAAATGTAACGAAGGGCGTGCAACTTGTGTTTAGCGGCCTTGATGCATCCATTGCAGGGGAAGTGGAAACTGCTTACGCAGAAGCTGGTGTCATTGTTTTATCCAATTCCAAAAACCACAGAATGGATCCAAATGTTCCGATCCTTTCTGCAGAAGTGAATGCACATCATTTGGATGTCCTCTCAGCACAAAAGACAAAAGGAAAAATCATCACAAACTCCAATTGTACCATTATGGGTGTGACGATTTCCTTAAAACCATTGATGGATGCCTTCGGTTTAAAATCAGTGATGCTATTTTCGATGCAAGCGATCTCAGGGGCCGGTTACCCTGGAGTTCCAACGATGGATATCCTTGGAAACGTAGTGCCATACATTGGTGGCGAGGAAGACAAAGCAGAAGTCGAACCACAAAAATGTTTAGGAACAGTAGAAGGTGGAATCATCAAATCGGCGGACTTTAAAATTTCTGCCCATTGCAACCGAGTGCCCGTGTTTGACGGTCATACGGTTTGTGTTTCTGTTGCTTTCGAGAAAAAACCAAAAAAAGAAGAGATTTTAAAGGTTTGGGCTGATTTTCAAGGAGAACCTCAGAAATTGGGATTGCCGTTTGCACCAAACCCCGCTATCCTTTACCGCGAAGAAAACGACCGCCCCCAACCACGTCTCGATTTAGACACGGGAAGGGGTATGACAACTGTTGTGGGAAGGTTACGAGAAGATTCGATCTTGGACTGGAAGTGGGTTGTTCTTTCGCATAACACGATTCGAGGTGCTGCGGGTGCCGCCATTTTGAATGCCGAGTTATTGTATAAAAAAGGATATTTTAAGTAA